A single Halarcobacter anaerophilus DNA region contains:
- a CDS encoding LysE family translocator — MDLHIWLTYVLACAILTMTPGPSILLGVVHSLNYGTKNTIFTALGDISANFIQMLLVAIGLGAIISTSELAFQVIKWFGVITLLYMGIKMIKSKPKKIENDGRIIVNVSRKKLYIKGFLVAAGNPKAIVFFTAFFPQFIDLNQSLFLQMSIMCPTMALMDFFFVMFYAFSANKFLNKFEKNIANINKMGGGALIGASGFLALSSKNS; from the coding sequence ATGGATTTACATATCTGGTTAACTTATGTTTTAGCTTGTGCAATACTTACTATGACTCCGGGACCTAGCATTTTACTTGGAGTTGTTCATTCTTTAAATTACGGTACCAAAAATACGATATTTACGGCACTAGGTGATATTAGTGCAAACTTTATTCAAATGCTTTTAGTTGCTATTGGTTTAGGAGCTATTATTTCAACTTCCGAATTAGCTTTTCAAGTTATTAAATGGTTTGGTGTTATAACCCTTTTATATATGGGAATAAAAATGATTAAATCTAAACCTAAAAAAATAGAGAATGACGGCAGAATTATTGTAAATGTGTCTAGAAAAAAACTCTATATAAAAGGTTTTTTAGTAGCAGCAGGAAATCCTAAAGCTATTGTATTTTTTACAGCTTTTTTTCCGCAGTTTATTGATCTTAACCAATCTTTGTTTTTGCAAATGTCAATTATGTGTCCTACTATGGCACTAATGGATTTCTTTTTTGTGATGTTTTATGCTTTTAGTGCAAATAAGTTTTTAAATAAATTTGAGAAAAATATTGCGAATATAAATAAGATGGGCGGCGGGGCACTTATCGGAGCATCAGGTTTTTTAGCATTGAGTTCAAAAAATAGTTAA
- the mgtE gene encoding magnesium transporter, whose protein sequence is MPLENAIKNPHELLSNLNELHPSDIAFSLKKIEQESTDDFYYVLKEIPDEILGQVILELPDNLREDVYEFLSSQRLCDVVDELDSDDATDIIQEIEEIDNQKAKEIFDGLEEDDKHEINWLKRYHEDEAGSYMQTELFSANIQEKIQDSITRLKKAKESHELENIHQVYIVNDDKKLIASILLEDLILFDFEKTYEEIIDLHDENRFKPFIVHDKDHIDEVAKQVEKYDLNVIPVVGYNEILVGRITNDDILDVIEENATEQMYQLAGVNDDFEHEDNLLNTAKKRAFWLFLNLGTAILASLVIGLFDETIESYVALAILMPIVASMGGNAGTQTLAVMVRQLALGDIDFDNSKDAIKKEIFISLANGFIFALIVGFVAYIWFNTALLGIVIAMSMVINLFSAGFFGASIPLFLKKMDIDPAIGSTVLLTTVTDIVGFFSFLMLAKMILL, encoded by the coding sequence ATGCCTTTAGAAAATGCTATAAAAAATCCTCATGAGCTTTTATCAAACTTAAATGAGCTTCATCCAAGTGATATAGCATTTTCTTTAAAAAAAATCGAACAAGAATCAACTGATGATTTTTATTATGTTTTAAAAGAAATCCCCGACGAAATTTTGGGGCAAGTAATACTTGAACTTCCCGATAATTTAAGAGAAGATGTTTATGAATTTTTATCTTCACAGAGACTTTGTGATGTTGTAGATGAACTTGATTCGGATGATGCAACGGATATTATTCAAGAAATTGAAGAGATAGATAATCAAAAAGCAAAAGAGATTTTTGACGGTCTTGAAGAAGATGATAAACATGAAATTAACTGGCTTAAGAGATACCATGAAGATGAAGCCGGTTCTTATATGCAAACAGAGCTTTTTTCTGCAAATATTCAGGAAAAAATTCAAGATTCGATTACAAGATTAAAAAAAGCAAAAGAGTCTCATGAACTGGAGAATATTCATCAAGTCTATATTGTAAATGATGATAAAAAATTGATTGCTTCTATACTTTTGGAAGATCTTATTCTTTTTGATTTTGAAAAAACATATGAAGAGATTATAGATTTACATGATGAAAATAGATTTAAACCTTTTATTGTCCATGATAAAGATCATATAGATGAAGTTGCCAAGCAAGTTGAAAAGTACGATTTAAACGTTATCCCCGTTGTAGGATACAATGAAATATTAGTAGGTAGAATTACAAATGACGATATTCTTGATGTAATTGAAGAAAATGCAACAGAACAGATGTATCAATTAGCCGGGGTTAATGATGATTTTGAGCATGAAGATAATCTTTTAAATACCGCAAAAAAGAGAGCTTTTTGGCTTTTTTTAAATTTAGGAACGGCAATTTTAGCCTCTCTTGTAATAGGATTATTTGACGAAACCATTGAATCTTATGTTGCGTTAGCTATTTTAATGCCTATAGTTGCCTCAATGGGAGGAAATGCAGGGACACAGACCTTAGCCGTTATGGTAAGACAATTAGCCTTGGGAGATATTGATTTTGACAACAGCAAAGATGCCATAAAAAAAGAGATTTTCATATCCTTGGCAAACGGTTTTATTTTTGCTTTGATTGTAGGTTTTGTTGCTTATATTTGGTTTAATACGGCACTTCTTGGTATTGTAATAGCCATGTCAATGGTAATAAATCTTTTCAGTGCAGGTTTTTTCGGAGCCTCTATACCTCTTTTTTTAAAAAAAATGGATATAGATCCTGCTATCGGAAGTACCGTTTTATTAACAACAGTAACTGATATTGTAGGTTTTTTCAGCTTTTTAATGTTAGCAAAAATGATTTTACTTTAA
- a CDS encoding L,D-transpeptidase family protein, with translation MKKTLLFLILIVNVAVADLVDVYRLKGLEAVQQQLENELMKKEYWQKYLADKRVDYGYYESRKFLILAEKKRRELKLFEIDKNNYNLLLEDNVIVGQNDGDKQKEGDLKTPIGVYDLTKKLTKLDAFYGPLALVTSYPNTFDKVRNKNGSGIWIHGMPLNEDRENFTKGCIALDNPKLEMLDESIDYDKSILLISEEDIRKVSRNDISVILSSIYKWKNAWKKSDIDEYMKFYSNSFKRHDGMDIEKFKKYKERIFSKKEKKIIKFSNINIVPYPNSLNKNMFKVVMDEDYKTKYYTFVGKKELYIELKDNKIEILAEG, from the coding sequence GTGAAAAAAACATTATTGTTTTTAATATTAATTGTAAATGTGGCGGTGGCTGACTTAGTCGATGTGTATAGGCTTAAAGGTTTAGAGGCGGTTCAGCAGCAGCTTGAGAATGAACTTATGAAAAAAGAGTATTGGCAGAAATATCTAGCTGATAAAAGAGTTGATTACGGTTATTATGAGTCAAGAAAGTTTCTTATTTTAGCAGAAAAGAAAAGAAGAGAGCTAAAACTTTTTGAAATTGATAAAAATAACTATAACTTACTTTTAGAAGATAATGTTATTGTCGGACAAAATGACGGAGATAAACAAAAAGAGGGAGATCTTAAAACCCCTATAGGCGTTTATGATTTAACAAAAAAATTAACAAAACTTGATGCCTTTTACGGTCCTTTGGCATTAGTTACTTCATATCCGAATACTTTTGATAAAGTGAGAAATAAAAACGGTTCGGGAATTTGGATACACGGAATGCCCTTAAATGAAGATAGAGAAAACTTTACAAAAGGTTGTATAGCTTTAGATAATCCAAAGCTTGAAATGTTGGATGAGAGTATTGATTATGATAAATCAATTCTGCTTATAAGTGAAGAAGATATAAGAAAAGTCTCTAGAAACGATATAAGTGTTATTTTATCATCAATTTACAAATGGAAAAATGCTTGGAAAAAATCTGATATAGATGAATATATGAAATTTTATTCAAACTCTTTTAAAAGACATGACGGGATGGATATAGAAAAATTCAAAAAGTATAAAGAGAGAATTTTTTCTAAAAAAGAGAAAAAAATAATAAAATTTTCAAATATAAATATCGTACCTTATCCAAACTCTTTAAATAAAAATATGTTTAAAGTAGTAATGGATGAAGATTATAAAACAAAATATTATACTTTTGTGGGAAAAAAAGAGTTATACATTGAATTAAAAGATAACAAAATAGAAATCTTAGCGGAGGGGTAA
- a CDS encoding peptidoglycan DD-metalloendopeptidase family protein, whose protein sequence is MHRVILILFLIISSLFSIEVKETKWPAGESFLTFLNKYSIPQKLYFDLEKEDRELCSEITAGNYFYLMENEDGTLNQVLIPVSEEIQLHVYKDKDSYKFETLPISYREYNETIAIPINTSVSNELQEATGNAALAANLKSIFSTSVNFRRMQKGDFIAIEYTQKELLGRPFGQPDIKAAMVEISGRKYYRFKNEKDDKYYDQTGKAFTKYYFFRIPLRYKRISSRFTKKRWHPVLKRYRAHLGTDFAAPRGRKIYAAGDGRVIFVGRRGGYGNCTIIQHPNGYRTLYGHQSRFKAGLRRGQRVKKGDLIGYVGSTGLSSGPHLHLGVYKNGRAINPLKVIRKPEHIGLKGKEKKTFIANAKKTIQELDSVVKDENRSKATKLDRIVSTSELLPRKI, encoded by the coding sequence ATGCATAGAGTAATACTGATACTTTTTTTGATAATTTCATCACTTTTTTCCATAGAAGTAAAAGAGACTAAGTGGCCGGCAGGCGAATCATTTTTAACTTTTTTAAACAAATATTCCATCCCGCAAAAATTATATTTCGATTTAGAAAAAGAAGATAGAGAACTTTGTTCCGAAATAACGGCAGGAAATTACTTTTATTTAATGGAAAACGAAGACGGAACTCTAAATCAGGTTCTTATACCGGTTTCAGAAGAGATTCAACTTCATGTTTATAAAGATAAAGATAGTTACAAATTTGAGACTCTTCCTATTAGTTACAGAGAATATAATGAAACAATTGCCATACCTATTAACACTTCAGTATCAAATGAATTGCAAGAAGCAACAGGAAATGCAGCCTTAGCAGCAAATTTAAAATCAATCTTTTCAACTTCGGTTAATTTTAGAAGAATGCAAAAAGGTGATTTTATTGCAATAGAATATACCCAAAAAGAGCTATTAGGCAGACCTTTCGGGCAACCTGATATAAAAGCCGCAATGGTTGAGATTTCAGGAAGAAAATATTATAGATTTAAAAATGAAAAAGATGATAAATATTATGACCAGACAGGAAAAGCTTTTACGAAATATTACTTTTTTAGAATCCCTTTAAGATATAAAAGAATATCAAGTAGATTTACAAAAAAAAGATGGCACCCTGTTTTAAAAAGATATAGAGCCCATTTAGGAACAGACTTTGCTGCTCCACGAGGAAGAAAAATCTATGCAGCAGGAGACGGTAGAGTAATATTTGTAGGAAGAAGAGGCGGTTACGGTAATTGTACTATTATACAACATCCAAACGGTTATAGAACCTTATATGGTCACCAAAGCAGATTTAAAGCAGGTCTAAGAAGAGGTCAAAGAGTTAAAAAAGGTGACCTAATAGGATATGTGGGAAGTACAGGGCTTAGTTCCGGTCCTCACTTACATTTAGGTGTATATAAAAATGGAAGAGCAATTAACCCTCTAAAAGTTATTAGAAAACCTGAACATATAGGCTTAAAAGGAAAAGAGAAAAAAACCTTTATTGCCAATGCTAAAAAAACAATACAAGAACTTGACAGCGTTGTAAAGGATGAGAATAGAAGCAAAGCAACAAAACTTGACAGAATAGTCTCGACAAGCGAACTTCTTCCAAGGAAAATTTAA